The segment AGATTGCCAATGGACGATCTCGATAAACGAGTTAAGCAATTGGATGTGGCGGAAGTTTTTAAGATGCTTAAAACTTCCCACCCTCAAGGGGTGACAACGAAGCTAGAGAGCAGACTGGATCAAGGAAATGGCATTGAGACCTCGCTGAAAAAAGGGACGTTTTTGCGGCTTGAGTGCCATCAACTTGGTCGCCAGAGTTGACCACAATTGCAAGGGTTCAATCCACAACCTGCCATACAAGCCAATCCAGAAATTGCTATGTCGGTTTCGGGTTCGCTTCGGCTCCTTGACTCGACCGACGTAGCATTGCACTTGCTTTTGGCGAATGCGTCGTCCCTGAAGCGTTGAGAGCGAATAAGCAATGGCAATCAGAACCAGTAGTGCATTGAATCGGCGTGAATCGGCATGGCAATCTTCGAGATGATAGCCACCGGATTTGTAGTCTTTGAA is part of the Leptolyngbya boryana PCC 6306 genome and harbors:
- a CDS encoding transposase, which codes for MTAKAFIGLGRFPTNAPESLSNICTFKSRKNRGSASINLVLRQKRAYRQSNSDAWYLLTNLVGAEQTLKAYSNRFSIEPLFKDYKSGGYHLEDCHADSRRFNALLVLIAIAYSLSTLQGRRIRQKQVQCYVGRVKEPKRTRNRHSNFWIGLYGRLWIEPLQLWSTLATKLMALKPQKRPFFQRGLNAISLIQSAL